A window of Fusarium verticillioides 7600 chromosome 10, whole genome shotgun sequence contains these coding sequences:
- a CDS encoding glycosyl hydrolase family 17 → MKLFGSIGAVAAALMLLPGQALAGQYKGFSMGANRADGACKYTADWKKDFQTIKSWNKGFNAVRLYSADDCNTLVKAVPAAKQTGMKILVGVWATDDAHFGRDKAALLKVIKQYGTDWIAAISVGSEDLYRKDISPDKLAQQIYDVRGMVRQFNKNLKVGHTDTWTAWVDGRNDVVTKACDIAITNGFPYWQGVPIKEALQKKTFQNSYWSVQKHVKAVNSKAAVWVGETGWPTKGPNYQKAAATTASLQSYYNNVGCWLWQQKDASGFWFTAFDAPLATPEVEKYFGIANKDRKLKFTLTC, encoded by the exons ATGAAGCTTTTTGGATCTATTGGCGCTGTTGCAGCGGCCTTGATGCTGCTTCCTGGTCAGGCTTTGGCTGGACAGTACAAGGGCTTCAGTATGGGTGCCAACAGGGCTGATGGCGCTTGCAAGTACACTGCGGATTGGAAGAAGGATTTTCAGACGATCAAGAGCTGGAACAAGGGTTTCAACGCTGTGCGCCTTTACTCCGCCGATGACTGCAACA CACTGGTCAAGGCTGTCCCCGCCGCCAAGCAGACCGGCATGAAGATCCTTGTCGGCGTCTGGGCCACAGACGACGCTCACTTCGGCCGCGACAAGGCCGCTCTTCTCAAGGTGATCAAGCAGTACGGCACCGACTGGATCGCCGCTATCTCCGTCGGCTCCGAGGACCTGTACCGCAAGGACATCTCCCCCGACAAGCTCGCCCAGCAGATCTACGACGTGCGCGGCATGGTGCGCCAGTTcaacaagaacctcaaggtcGGCCACACCGACACATGGACCGCCTGGGTCGACGGGCGCAACGACGTTGTCACCAAGGCGTGCGACattgccatcaccaacggGTTCCCTTACTGGCAGGGCGTTCCGATCAAGGAGGCtctgcagaagaagacgTTCCAGAACTCGTACTGGAGTGTGCAGAAGCACGTCAAGGCTGTTAACAGCAAGGCTGCTGTTTGGGTTGGTGAGACGGGTTGGCCGACCAAAGGACCTAACTACCAGAAGGCTGCTGCTACTACGGCTAGTCTGCAGAGTTACTATAACAATGTTGGGTGCTGGTTGtggcagcagaaggatgcTAGTGGGTTCTGGTTCACTGCTTTTGATGCGCCGCTTGCTACtcctgaggttgagaagtaCTTTGGTATTGCGAACAAGGAccgcaagctcaagttcaCCCTCACTTGCTAG